The proteins below are encoded in one region of Streptomyces cyanogenus:
- a CDS encoding tyrosinase family oxidase copper chaperone, with amino-acid sequence MVVGADGVAVGAERRTTAGAGRPSRREVARGLLACAAVLAPAPVVTASRPALPARHPDRGCFEETYRGRRIQGVAVPDAGHETTDCDWRITVDGSPLHLMRRADGTWLSMVDHYTSYRTPLEATRAAVDELAPGLRLRGPVPGSPDGQPAGGHAHGGGHHGVRA; translated from the coding sequence ATGGTCGTCGGTGCCGACGGGGTGGCGGTGGGTGCGGAGCGGCGGACCACGGCGGGTGCGGGCAGACCGTCGCGCAGAGAAGTGGCCCGGGGGCTGCTGGCCTGCGCCGCGGTCCTGGCACCGGCACCGGTCGTCACCGCCTCGCGCCCCGCGCTCCCGGCACGGCATCCCGACCGCGGTTGCTTCGAGGAGACCTACCGCGGCCGCCGCATCCAGGGCGTCGCGGTGCCGGACGCGGGCCACGAGACGACCGACTGCGACTGGCGGATCACCGTCGACGGCAGCCCGCTGCACCTGATGCGGCGGGCCGACGGCACCTGGCTGAGCATGGTCGACCACTACACGTCGTACCGGACGCCGCTGGAGGCCACCCGCGCGGCCGTCGACGAACTCGCCCCCGGCCTGCGGCTGCGCGGCCCGGTCCCGGGCTCGCCCGACGGGCAGCCGGCGGGCGGACACGCACACGGGGGAGGGCACCATGGTGTACGTGCGTAA
- a CDS encoding tyrosinase family protein, whose translation MVYVRKDVSTLTASERRRFVNALLELKRRGEYDEFVRTHMDYYAPDGEAGLRTAHMAPSFLPWHRRFLLELERALRRVDSSVTVPYWDWTRDRKKTSVPWTKDLLGGNGRSSDRQVMTGPFAYSAGHWTIKENTTDANFLTRDLGRSAAPIELPTAGDVKKALDDPVYDASPWDSTVTKGFRNKLEGWGTGSGSASWRNHNRVHRWVGGAMLGSASVNDPVFWLHHAFVDLLWDRWQRAHRNHRYLPADPPGATDKQHRRVVARHERLPPWDETPDQLENLSRIYRYG comes from the coding sequence ATGGTGTACGTGCGTAAGGACGTCAGCACGCTCACCGCGAGCGAGCGGCGACGGTTCGTCAACGCGCTTCTGGAACTCAAACGCCGCGGTGAGTACGACGAGTTCGTGCGCACCCACATGGACTACTACGCCCCCGACGGCGAGGCCGGTCTGCGCACCGCCCACATGGCGCCGTCCTTCCTGCCCTGGCACCGCAGGTTCCTGCTGGAGCTGGAGCGGGCGCTGCGCCGCGTGGACTCGTCCGTGACCGTGCCGTACTGGGACTGGACCCGGGACCGTAAGAAGACCTCCGTCCCCTGGACGAAGGACCTGCTCGGCGGCAACGGCCGAAGCTCCGACCGGCAGGTGATGACCGGACCGTTCGCCTACTCGGCGGGCCACTGGACCATCAAGGAGAACACCACCGACGCCAACTTCCTCACCCGGGACCTCGGCCGTTCCGCCGCCCCCATCGAGCTGCCCACCGCTGGGGACGTCAAGAAGGCGCTGGACGACCCCGTCTACGACGCGTCGCCCTGGGACTCGACCGTCACCAAGGGGTTCCGCAACAAGCTGGAAGGCTGGGGAACCGGCAGCGGCAGCGCCTCCTGGCGCAACCACAACCGGGTGCATCGCTGGGTGGGCGGTGCCATGCTCGGCAGCGCGTCCGTCAACGACCCGGTGTTCTGGCTGCACCACGCCTTCGTGGACCTGCTGTGGGACCGCTGGCAGCGTGCCCACCGCAACCACCGCTACCTGCCCGCCGACCCACCCGGTGCCACCGACAAGCAGCACCGGCGGGTCGTCGCCCGCCACGAGCGGCTCCCACCCTGGGACGAGACCCCGGACCAGCTGGAGAACCTGAGCCGCATCTACCGCTACGGATGA
- a CDS encoding dynamin family protein produces MVTLDVRPQLLDTLSALRDRVAAARFPLPLVGAPRARANRDELLAQLDDYLVPRLRDPEAPLLAVVGGSTGAGKSTLVNSLVGRRVSEAGVLRPTTRTPVLVCHPEDHHWFSGMRVLPHLTRVWVPHQDPADEFMISDENPARVVRVETADTLPRGLALLDAPDIDSLIADNRVLAAELICAADIWIMVTTAARYADAVPWHLLRTAKEYDATLVTVLDRVPHQVVSEVSRQYGALLTKAGLGDVPRFTVPELPESAWGAGLLPATAVAPLKSWLVHHAQDPAARQHVMARTAYGVLDSLKARMPELASAAAAQYAAALRLTSAVEAAYDKEHARVRARLQSGAVLAGDALKRWRAFPLDCTAGELLDALVESLAALLLCAVTAADERVDDAWRREPAADAPQLAGREASLERAEHRIGLAARRWRRELEEYAEDEVRVLERTGAPDPEVVAALVATAVLGGRRARTAGEGLAERLGAHGVLRLRDRAGRLLAEHVDRVMHAERERRLAPLDALDVHPEPQAELIAALSVLQKER; encoded by the coding sequence GTGGTGACCTTGGACGTACGGCCTCAGCTGCTCGACACACTCTCCGCTCTGCGCGACCGTGTCGCCGCCGCACGCTTTCCGCTGCCCCTCGTGGGGGCGCCACGCGCGCGTGCCAACCGCGACGAACTCCTCGCACAGCTCGACGACTACCTAGTACCGCGGCTACGGGACCCCGAGGCGCCGCTGCTGGCCGTCGTCGGCGGCTCCACGGGCGCGGGCAAGTCGACGCTCGTCAACTCCCTCGTCGGCCGGCGCGTGAGCGAGGCCGGTGTGCTGCGGCCGACCACCCGGACGCCGGTGCTGGTCTGCCATCCGGAGGATCATCACTGGTTCAGCGGCATGCGCGTGCTCCCCCATCTCACACGCGTGTGGGTGCCCCACCAGGACCCCGCCGACGAGTTCATGATCTCCGACGAGAACCCCGCGCGCGTGGTGCGCGTCGAGACCGCCGACACCCTCCCGCGCGGGCTCGCCCTCCTTGACGCCCCCGACATCGACTCACTGATCGCGGACAACCGCGTCCTCGCCGCGGAACTGATCTGCGCCGCCGACATCTGGATCATGGTCACCACGGCCGCCCGCTACGCCGACGCCGTCCCCTGGCACCTGCTGCGCACCGCCAAGGAGTACGACGCGACCCTCGTCACCGTCCTGGACCGGGTTCCCCACCAGGTCGTCTCCGAGGTCTCCCGGCAGTACGGCGCCCTGCTCACCAAGGCCGGACTCGGCGACGTACCCCGCTTCACCGTGCCCGAGCTGCCCGAGTCCGCTTGGGGCGCCGGCCTGCTGCCCGCCACCGCCGTCGCGCCCCTGAAGAGCTGGCTCGTCCATCACGCCCAGGACCCCGCCGCCCGGCAGCACGTCATGGCCCGTACGGCCTACGGCGTCCTCGACTCGCTCAAGGCGCGCATGCCCGAGCTGGCCAGCGCCGCCGCCGCCCAGTACGCGGCGGCCCTCCGGCTCACCTCCGCCGTGGAGGCCGCCTACGACAAGGAGCACGCGCGCGTGCGGGCCCGCCTCCAGTCCGGCGCCGTACTCGCCGGGGACGCCCTCAAGCGCTGGCGCGCCTTCCCCCTGGACTGCACCGCCGGGGAACTCCTGGACGCCCTCGTGGAGAGCCTGGCCGCGCTCCTGCTGTGCGCGGTCACCGCCGCCGACGAGCGCGTCGACGACGCCTGGCGGCGCGAGCCCGCCGCCGACGCCCCGCAACTCGCCGGCCGCGAGGCCTCCCTGGAGCGGGCCGAGCACCGTATCGGGCTCGCGGCCCGGCGCTGGCGGCGCGAGCTGGAGGAGTACGCGGAGGACGAGGTACGGGTCCTGGAGCGCACCGGCGCGCCCGACCCCGAGGTGGTCGCCGCCCTCGTCGCCACGGCCGTACTGGGCGGCCGCCGGGCCCGTACGGCGGGCGAGGGGCTCGCCGAACGGCTCGGCGCCCACGGCGTGCTGCGGCTGCGCGACCGGGCCGGACGGCTGCTCGCCGAGCACGTCGATCGTGTCATGCACGCCGAACGCGAGCGGCGCCTCGCCCCGCTGGACGCCCTGGACGTCCATCCCGAGCCCCAGGCCGAACTCATCGCCGCGCTGTCGGTACTGCAGAAGGAGAGGTGA
- a CDS encoding O-antigen ligase family protein encodes MAPAPPLRRAARLSPVLAVVAVVALLALPVRPGGEGGAGPADALSAVVVGLCAVRLLRTRRRPLSRTAAVVLGLPVAGLALAAMNAVSPGAAVTGLGRYLQIFVLVPAAVLLLIRDRRDFRLLAWSFLGLALWQGAVGVHQYLTRTGASYQGEDIRAVGTFGPTDVMGMATAVSLGLVCAVGLALGGSSPKSRAAAAGCALALVPPLALSFSRGAWIATALTVTTQLVLAGPRRALRIGAATVAAGVVLVGGFGVGTAMLQERIDSIARVTEAPDQSVTDRYTMWAAAAGMWQAHPLTGVGLKGFPEYRDGHASLALSSGSDTEGAGAAYRRQPLLSPHNMYLLVLGEQGLPGLLGLVGGWLALLVCGLRGLRQVRAAGGRGLECALIGCGLLVWQLVDFVYADIGGRSTVLTAVCLGLVAWWSLAGGPGAATAGSATVASERATVPGEAALR; translated from the coding sequence ATGGCCCCTGCCCCGCCGCTGCGCCGCGCCGCGCGGTTGTCCCCGGTGCTGGCCGTGGTGGCCGTGGTCGCGCTGCTCGCGCTGCCGGTCCGCCCCGGCGGTGAGGGGGGCGCGGGCCCCGCCGACGCGCTGTCCGCGGTGGTCGTCGGCCTGTGCGCCGTACGCCTGCTGCGGACGCGCCGCCGCCCGCTGTCCCGCACCGCCGCGGTGGTGCTCGGCCTGCCGGTGGCCGGTCTAGCACTCGCCGCCATGAACGCGGTCTCCCCCGGCGCCGCGGTCACGGGCCTCGGCCGCTATCTGCAGATCTTCGTCCTGGTCCCGGCCGCGGTCCTGCTGCTGATCCGGGACCGGCGGGACTTCCGGCTGCTGGCCTGGTCGTTCCTGGGCCTGGCGCTGTGGCAGGGAGCGGTCGGGGTGCACCAGTACCTCACCCGTACCGGAGCGTCCTACCAGGGCGAGGACATCCGCGCGGTCGGCACCTTCGGGCCGACGGACGTGATGGGCATGGCGACGGCGGTGTCCTTGGGGCTGGTGTGCGCCGTGGGTCTCGCCCTCGGCGGCTCCTCCCCCAAGTCGCGCGCGGCCGCCGCCGGATGCGCGCTCGCCCTGGTCCCGCCCCTCGCCCTGTCCTTCAGCCGTGGCGCCTGGATCGCCACCGCCCTCACCGTCACCACCCAGCTGGTGCTGGCCGGGCCGCGCCGGGCACTCAGGATCGGTGCGGCCACGGTGGCCGCCGGCGTGGTCCTGGTGGGCGGGTTCGGCGTGGGTACGGCGATGCTGCAGGAACGGATCGACAGCATCGCCCGGGTCACCGAGGCACCCGACCAGTCGGTCACCGACCGGTACACGATGTGGGCGGCGGCCGCGGGCATGTGGCAGGCGCACCCGCTGACCGGGGTGGGGCTGAAGGGCTTCCCCGAGTACCGCGACGGACACGCCTCCCTCGCGCTGTCGTCCGGCAGCGACACCGAGGGCGCGGGCGCCGCCTACCGCCGCCAGCCGCTGCTCTCCCCGCACAACATGTACCTGCTGGTGCTCGGCGAGCAGGGCCTGCCCGGGTTGCTCGGCCTCGTCGGCGGCTGGCTGGCCCTGCTGGTGTGCGGCCTGCGCGGGCTGCGGCAGGTCCGCGCCGCCGGCGGGCGGGGCCTGGAGTGCGCGCTGATCGGCTGCGGGCTGCTGGTCTGGCAGCTCGTGGACTTCGTCTACGCCGACATCGGCGGCCGGTCCACCGTGCTGACGGCCGTGTGCCTCGGTCTGGTCGCCTGGTGGTCACTGGCGGGCGGCCCCGGGGCCGCCACCGCCGGGAGTGCCACCGTGGCGTCCGAGCGGGCGACGGTGCCGGGGGAGGCCGCCCTGCGATGA
- the murJ gene encoding murein biosynthesis integral membrane protein MurJ — protein sequence MPLVAEEPLVTTRFLARTTLVTASLSVAAALLGLVRDQSLARLFGAGRDTDAFLVAWTVPEFAATLLIEDGLAFALVPAFSMALARRAQGVPGDPVRSLVAGTLPRLALAFTAVGATLALTAPWFVAALAPGLPDPALAVDCTRLTATCVLSFGLTGYCSAALRAHRRFLAPAAIYVAYNAGIITAMYVLGGRWGVRSAAFGVAAGGCLMVLVQLPSLLGQLRGRRGPGAAPAAVAGEQPMHVPLMVTVLLFALCRQSQVLIERFLASGLPAGAISHLNYAQKVAQIPMTLSLMLCTVTFPMVARALADGDTERARNRVERDLALAVPLVLFGATAVVACAPQLIALLFQRGAFTAADTAATADVMRVYALGLPAQTLTGVLVRSYFSAGRATWYPVGAMTVGIVVTACLGAWTVGAGQVTGIAAANAAGITVTAVLLLAGTGRRGVPIRTRPVLRELSRPLVAALVAAPAGAWAAGLPAAPLGGLAAGGATVTVVFLVLGTALGVQGFAPAFRPVRTLARRLAHVLLR from the coding sequence GTGCCCCTCGTCGCCGAGGAGCCGCTGGTCACCACCAGGTTCCTCGCCAGGACCACGCTGGTCACCGCCTCCCTCTCCGTCGCGGCGGCGCTGCTGGGGCTGGTGCGGGACCAGTCGCTGGCGCGGCTGTTCGGGGCCGGCCGGGACACCGACGCCTTTCTGGTCGCCTGGACCGTACCGGAGTTCGCGGCCACGCTGCTCATCGAGGACGGACTGGCCTTCGCGCTGGTCCCGGCGTTCAGCATGGCGTTGGCCCGCCGCGCCCAGGGAGTCCCCGGGGACCCGGTCCGCTCGCTGGTCGCCGGGACGCTGCCCAGACTGGCGCTGGCATTCACGGCGGTCGGCGCCACTCTCGCGCTGACCGCGCCGTGGTTCGTCGCGGCTCTCGCGCCGGGCCTGCCCGACCCCGCCCTCGCCGTGGACTGCACCCGGCTCACCGCGACCTGCGTGCTGAGCTTCGGCCTCACCGGGTACTGCAGCGCGGCCCTGCGGGCCCACCGCCGGTTCCTGGCCCCGGCCGCGATCTACGTCGCGTACAACGCCGGCATCATCACGGCGATGTACGTCCTCGGTGGCCGCTGGGGCGTGCGGTCGGCCGCGTTCGGTGTCGCGGCCGGCGGCTGTCTGATGGTGCTCGTCCAGCTGCCGTCGCTGCTCGGGCAGTTGCGTGGCCGCCGCGGTCCGGGCGCCGCCCCGGCGGCGGTCGCCGGGGAGCAGCCGATGCACGTGCCGCTGATGGTCACCGTGCTGCTGTTCGCGCTGTGCCGGCAGTCGCAGGTGCTGATCGAGCGGTTCCTCGCCTCGGGACTGCCCGCCGGGGCGATCTCGCACCTGAACTACGCGCAGAAGGTCGCGCAGATCCCGATGACGCTGTCCCTGATGCTGTGCACCGTCACCTTCCCGATGGTGGCGCGGGCGCTGGCCGACGGCGACACCGAGCGGGCCCGGAACCGGGTGGAGCGGGACCTGGCGCTGGCCGTCCCCCTGGTGCTGTTCGGGGCCACGGCGGTCGTGGCCTGCGCCCCGCAGCTGATCGCCCTGCTGTTCCAGCGGGGCGCGTTCACCGCCGCGGACACCGCGGCGACCGCCGACGTGATGCGGGTCTACGCGCTCGGGCTGCCCGCCCAGACGCTGACGGGTGTCCTGGTCCGCTCCTACTTCTCCGCGGGACGCGCCACCTGGTACCCGGTCGGCGCGATGACCGTCGGCATCGTGGTGACCGCCTGCCTCGGCGCCTGGACGGTGGGGGCCGGGCAGGTCACGGGGATCGCCGCCGCGAACGCCGCCGGCATCACCGTCACCGCCGTCCTGCTGCTGGCCGGGACGGGGCGCCGCGGCGTGCCCATCCGGACCCGGCCCGTGCTGCGGGAGCTGAGCCGGCCCCTGGTGGCGGCGCTGGTGGCCGCTCCGGCCGGCGCCTGGGCGGCGGGCCTGCCCGCGGCGCCGCTCGGCGGGCTCGCCGCCGGGGGCGCCACCGTGACCGTCGTCTTCCTCGTACTCGGCACGGCCCTGGGTGTCCAGGGCTTCGCGCCCGCTTTCCGTCCCGTCCGCACCCTCGCCCGAAGGCTCGCCCATGTCCTCTTGCGTTGA
- a CDS encoding sugar transferase — protein MIAENTVPSPGAQPWDNGCTPVSVLPPRADGGFRFPLRHPPERLASPLPLLAADLIAALVGAVALVPASGGPLLVAVLVSGALLLRPNSTRPVPGVLEEVPLVCGRIAVTWLGLATLLAAHDPERSLAAPTLLLGWTLHAVAACAGRGTVHWRRRVALLRHPRTALVIGPPATAQRVAAALLRHPGCGVRPVGVVADRPDGSAGLPVLTTDEEVERALIQNGVRVVLSVAPAVRTEKGPLLRALAESGCTVWELDADCPAYETRDRLAGFAVRRLNPGSRRRSAGKRLLDVTVSGALLVLVSPVLLVCAVVLRLTDGPGVAFRQERIGKDGRPFTLLKFRTHRPVDDHESATRWSVAGERQMGRFCRFLRQTSLDELPQLWNVLWGDMSLVGPRPERPYFVTQFSQTYPGYAARHRMQTGITGLAQINGLRGDTSIEDRARFDNAYIDNWSLWQDVCILLRTAATLVRPTGS, from the coding sequence GTGATTGCGGAAAACACCGTCCCCTCCCCCGGCGCGCAGCCATGGGACAACGGATGCACACCCGTCTCGGTCCTGCCGCCCCGCGCCGACGGCGGCTTCCGGTTTCCGCTGCGGCACCCGCCGGAACGGCTCGCCTCGCCCTTGCCCCTGCTCGCCGCCGACCTGATCGCCGCACTGGTGGGCGCGGTCGCGCTCGTCCCGGCCTCCGGCGGCCCGCTGCTGGTGGCCGTCCTGGTGTCCGGCGCGCTGCTGCTGCGACCGAACTCCACCCGACCGGTGCCGGGGGTGCTCGAGGAAGTGCCCCTCGTGTGCGGACGGATCGCGGTGACCTGGCTGGGGCTGGCGACCCTGCTGGCCGCCCACGACCCGGAGCGCTCCCTCGCCGCCCCCACCCTGCTGCTCGGCTGGACACTGCACGCGGTGGCGGCCTGTGCCGGCCGGGGCACGGTGCACTGGCGGCGCCGGGTCGCGCTGCTGCGGCACCCGCGCACGGCCCTGGTGATCGGGCCCCCCGCGACCGCGCAGCGGGTGGCCGCGGCGCTGCTGCGGCACCCGGGCTGCGGGGTACGGCCGGTGGGTGTCGTCGCCGACCGCCCCGACGGCAGCGCGGGCCTGCCCGTGCTCACCACCGACGAGGAGGTGGAGCGGGCGCTCATCCAGAACGGGGTGCGGGTCGTCCTCAGCGTCGCCCCCGCCGTGCGCACCGAGAAGGGACCGCTGCTGCGGGCGCTCGCGGAGTCCGGCTGCACGGTGTGGGAGCTGGACGCGGACTGCCCCGCGTACGAGACGCGCGACCGGCTCGCCGGATTCGCCGTCCGGCGCCTGAACCCTGGCTCGCGGCGGCGCAGCGCCGGCAAGCGGCTGCTGGACGTGACGGTGTCCGGGGCGCTGCTGGTACTGGTCAGTCCGGTACTGCTGGTGTGCGCGGTCGTGCTCCGGCTCACCGACGGACCCGGCGTGGCCTTCCGCCAGGAGCGCATCGGCAAGGACGGCCGCCCCTTCACGCTGCTGAAGTTCCGCACCCACCGCCCGGTCGACGACCACGAGTCGGCCACCCGCTGGAGTGTGGCCGGCGAGCGGCAGATGGGCCGCTTCTGCCGTTTCCTGCGGCAGACCTCGCTGGACGAGCTGCCGCAGCTGTGGAACGTCCTGTGGGGTGACATGAGCCTGGTCGGCCCGCGCCCCGAACGGCCCTACTTCGTCACCCAGTTCAGCCAGACCTACCCCGGTTACGCGGCCCGGCACCGCATGCAGACCGGCATCACCGGGCTCGCCCAGATCAACGGGCTGCGCGGGGACACCTCCATCGAGGACCGGGCCAGGTTCGACAACGCCTACATCGACAACTGGTCGCTGTGGCAGGACGTCTGCATCCTGCTGCGCACCGCCGCCACGCTCGTGCGCCCGACGGGGAGCTGA
- a CDS encoding DUF3344 domain-containing protein encodes MRKFLRPLLRTAAGAVALAALPATAVARPVAPPSPETPRLAFERRYHAVQHGGFVRAANATISCRAPEAPSCTAVRDGRTAVNGDFDMFYVDVDRDPNTYNSSRAEVRVPAGGRVTYARLYWGGNLRVGEQKPPQDNGRVLIAEPGGEYKELLADTVVGHRVAQGADAFQASADVTELVRKSGSGLYTVAQVNTAMGRSAAGAWGGWTLVVAYENAAEPLRDLSLWDGFDSLDSPVDVQLSGRRVPAGAGGRVGLVAYDGDRGIVGDSLTLSTGHRSKPVALGDAADPADDVLNSTISEPGDVPARRVPAYANTLGYDSDVFDLGSSLRGGGDQLGFRLVSHRDAAWAGALFAAVDARN; translated from the coding sequence ATGCGCAAGTTCCTGCGTCCGCTGCTGCGTACGGCGGCGGGCGCCGTCGCTCTCGCCGCCCTTCCCGCCACGGCCGTCGCCAGACCGGTCGCGCCGCCCTCCCCCGAGACCCCGCGTCTGGCCTTCGAACGGCGCTACCACGCGGTCCAGCACGGCGGCTTCGTCCGCGCGGCCAACGCCACCATCAGCTGCCGCGCCCCCGAAGCGCCCTCCTGCACCGCGGTTCGCGACGGACGGACCGCGGTGAACGGCGACTTCGACATGTTCTACGTCGACGTCGACCGCGACCCCAACACCTACAACTCCTCCCGCGCCGAGGTCCGTGTCCCCGCGGGCGGCCGGGTGACCTACGCGCGGCTGTACTGGGGCGGCAACCTGCGCGTCGGCGAGCAGAAACCGCCGCAGGACAACGGGCGCGTGCTGATCGCCGAGCCCGGCGGCGAGTACAAGGAACTCCTCGCCGACACCGTCGTGGGGCACCGGGTGGCGCAGGGCGCGGACGCCTTCCAGGCCTCGGCGGACGTCACCGAGCTGGTCCGCAAAAGCGGTTCCGGCCTGTACACCGTGGCCCAGGTCAACACCGCCATGGGGCGGTCGGCCGCCGGGGCGTGGGGCGGCTGGACACTGGTGGTGGCGTACGAGAACGCCGCGGAACCGCTGCGGGACCTGTCCCTCTGGGACGGCTTCGACTCGCTCGACTCGCCGGTGGACGTCCAGCTGAGCGGCAGACGCGTGCCGGCCGGGGCGGGCGGACGCGTCGGCCTGGTCGCCTACGACGGCGACCGGGGCATCGTGGGCGACTCGCTCACGCTCTCCACCGGGCACCGGAGCAAGCCCGTCGCACTGGGCGACGCGGCCGATCCCGCGGACGACGTACTGAACTCCACGATCAGCGAACCGGGTGACGTACCGGCCCGGCGGGTTCCGGCCTACGCCAACACGCTCGGCTACGACTCGGATGTGTTCGATCTCGGTTCGTCCCTGCGCGGCGGTGGTGACCAGTTGGGCTTCCGGCTCGTTTCCCACCGGGACGCGGCATGGGCCGGCGCGCTCTTCGCCGCCGTGGACGCCCGGAACTGA
- a CDS encoding DUF7336 domain-containing protein, whose amino-acid sequence MIVYPLWHVGHQNEAGDDGSTVHVDESGVFCDESDGDDVKLLGIYSTLERVEERVRQARLLPGFRDEPECFYFDACELDEDDWTEGFVRVPPGE is encoded by the coding sequence GTGATCGTGTATCCGCTGTGGCATGTCGGCCACCAGAACGAAGCTGGCGACGACGGCTCGACAGTGCACGTCGACGAGAGCGGCGTCTTCTGCGACGAGTCGGACGGCGACGACGTAAAACTGCTCGGTATCTACTCAACCCTTGAACGGGTTGAAGAGCGCGTCCGTCAGGCTCGACTGCTACCGGGCTTCCGTGATGAACCCGAATGCTTCTACTTCGACGCCTGCGAGCTCGATGAGGACGATTGGACCGAGGGGTTCGTCCGAGTTCCGCCGGGCGAGTAG
- a CDS encoding glycosyltransferase has product MHQPAPGSRPRVLHLAQPVDGGVARVVRDLVQAQLAAGLHVTAACPGGQLAEELRDLGTDVRDWQARRSPGPGLPGEVRRLVHLIGEVRPDLVHAHSAKAGLAGRLAVRGRVPTVFQPHAWSFEAVGGLTAAVALRWERWGARWADRIVCVSEAERTSGLRAGVRARYTVIPNGIDVDRFAPAPSTGAAPGSAPVTAHAPQTAGGGIAPPEPLAPGHEGRAGRAGGSSQDESGPPPVVVCVGRLCRQKGQDVLLRAWPDVLEAVPDARLVLVGDGPDRDALRRRAHPSVRFTGAVADPVPWYRAADLVVLPSRWEGMALAPLEALGCGRPVVLTDVDGARESLPAALAARCLVPPEDPAALAGAIARLLSDPPLRATLGDLGRRHVLSAHDVRHTAEQVAVLYRELLGDRPPVPSECREPIHS; this is encoded by the coding sequence ATGCACCAGCCAGCGCCCGGCTCTCGGCCACGGGTCCTGCACCTGGCCCAACCCGTCGACGGCGGTGTCGCCCGGGTCGTACGTGACCTGGTGCAAGCCCAGCTCGCGGCGGGTCTGCACGTCACGGCGGCCTGCCCCGGCGGCCAACTGGCCGAGGAACTGCGCGACCTGGGCACCGACGTGCGGGACTGGCAGGCCCGCCGGTCCCCGGGACCGGGGCTGCCGGGCGAGGTCCGGCGGCTCGTACACCTGATCGGCGAGGTACGGCCCGATCTGGTGCATGCCCACAGCGCCAAGGCGGGCCTGGCGGGCCGGCTCGCCGTCCGCGGCCGCGTCCCCACCGTGTTCCAGCCGCACGCCTGGTCCTTCGAGGCGGTCGGAGGACTGACCGCCGCCGTCGCGCTGCGCTGGGAGCGGTGGGGGGCGCGCTGGGCCGACCGGATCGTGTGCGTCAGCGAGGCCGAGCGCACGTCCGGCCTGCGCGCCGGGGTACGCGCCCGCTACACCGTCATCCCCAACGGCATCGACGTGGACCGCTTCGCACCGGCTCCGTCCACCGGCGCGGCCCCCGGCTCGGCACCGGTCACCGCGCACGCGCCGCAGACCGCCGGCGGCGGAATCGCCCCACCAGAGCCACTCGCTCCCGGCCACGAAGGCCGCGCGGGTCGTGCGGGCGGGAGCAGCCAAGACGAGTCCGGACCACCTCCCGTCGTGGTCTGCGTCGGCCGCCTGTGCCGGCAGAAGGGGCAGGACGTACTGCTGCGGGCCTGGCCAGACGTGCTGGAGGCGGTGCCGGACGCGCGGCTGGTGCTGGTCGGTGACGGACCCGACCGCGATGCCCTGCGCCGACGCGCCCACCCTTCCGTGCGGTTCACCGGTGCGGTCGCGGACCCCGTGCCCTGGTACCGGGCCGCCGATCTGGTGGTGCTCCCCTCGCGCTGGGAGGGCATGGCGCTCGCCCCGCTGGAGGCTCTCGGCTGTGGGCGGCCCGTGGTCCTCACCGATGTCGACGGCGCCCGCGAGAGCCTGCCCGCCGCCCTCGCCGCGCGCTGCCTGGTCCCGCCGGAGGACCCCGCGGCGCTGGCCGGCGCGATCGCCCGGCTGCTGTCCGACCCCCCGCTGCGCGCGACGCTCGGCGACCTGGGCCGCCGACACGTCCTGTCCGCACACGACGTGCGGCACACCGCCGAACAGGTCGCGGTCCTCTACCGCGAACTCCTCGGCGACCGACCACCCGTGCCCTCCGAGTGCAGGGAGCCCATCCACTCGTGA
- a CDS encoding polysaccharide deacetylase family protein, translating to MSSCVESQTRTGATAVLGSGPVPWIAMYHSVGDCSDDPYRVTVSPARLDRQLRWLRGRRLRGVSVTELLAARARGAGHGLVGLTFDDGYADFLDNALPVLARWQCTATLFVLPGRLGGVNAWDPLGPRKPLLTADGIRRAAEAGVEIGSHGLTHVDLTRADDLVLKTETAESRALLEELTGRPVAGFCYPYGRADQRAVDAVREAGYGYACAIDPGGLYGPHALPRVYVGQNDVAVRLYLKHRLHRLRRRPVEGLR from the coding sequence ATGTCCTCTTGCGTTGAGTCCCAGACCCGCACCGGCGCCACGGCCGTCCTCGGATCCGGCCCGGTCCCGTGGATCGCCATGTACCACTCCGTCGGCGACTGCTCCGACGATCCGTACCGCGTCACGGTCAGCCCCGCCCGGCTGGACCGGCAGCTGCGCTGGCTGCGTGGACGCAGACTCAGGGGCGTGTCGGTGACCGAGCTGCTCGCCGCGCGGGCGCGCGGAGCGGGGCACGGCCTGGTCGGTCTCACCTTCGACGACGGGTACGCCGACTTCCTGGACAACGCCCTGCCGGTGCTGGCGCGTTGGCAGTGCACCGCCACCCTGTTCGTGCTGCCCGGCCGGCTCGGCGGCGTCAACGCCTGGGATCCGCTGGGCCCGCGCAAGCCGCTGCTGACCGCCGACGGCATCCGGCGTGCCGCCGAGGCGGGCGTGGAGATCGGCTCCCACGGCCTCACCCACGTCGACCTGACCCGGGCCGACGACCTCGTGCTGAAGACCGAGACCGCCGAGAGCCGCGCCCTGCTGGAAGAGCTGACCGGCAGGCCGGTGGCCGGCTTCTGCTACCCGTACGGCAGGGCCGACCAGCGGGCCGTGGACGCCGTCCGGGAGGCCGGATACGGCTATGCCTGCGCCATCGACCCCGGTGGACTGTACGGGCCGCACGCCCTGCCGCGTGTGTACGTCGGGCAGAACGACGTGGCCGTACGGCTGTATCTGAAGCACCGGCTGCACCGGCTGCGCCGCCGTCCCGTCGAGGGGCTGCGGTGA